GTGGCCGTTGGGCTCGTCTTCGAAGTCGTAGCCAGGGCCGCCCGCGCCGGTGCCGGTGGGGTCGCCCGCCTGGGCCATGAAGCCGTCAATAACGCGGTGGAACTTGATGCCGTCGTAGTAGTGGTGACGCAGCAGGTAGGCAAACGAGTTGACGGTCACCGGGGCGTCGTCGGGGTACAGCTCGACCACAATGCGGCCCTTGCTGGTCTCCAGAATGGCGCGGTACTGCTTGCCGGGCTCAATGCCCTGGCCCAGTTCGGGGGCCTGCGAAAAGCGCGTCTGGCGCTCGGCGGCCAGCTCGGGGGTGGGGGCAAAGCCGTCGGCCTGATAGGTGTCGGTCATGCGGGGCATTGTAAAGGAGGGCTGTGGGCTGTGGGCTGTGGGCTGTGGGCTGTGGGCTGTGGGCTGTGGGCTGTGGGCTGTGGGCTGTGGGCTGTGGGCTGTGGGCTGTGGGCTGTGGGCTGTGAACAGCCTCCTCACATCTCATCACAAGGTGTCAAGTGGCGTGGTGGCGTTCCAGGCCCCTTCTTCCTCTTTTCCTACACCCCACAACCCACGCCCTACACCCCCTTACTCCCCTGTCCGCGCCCGCCGCTTCTGGTACGCCCCCGTCAGCAACTCGGCAATGTACTCGCGGATAAAGGGCATGTCGCTGGCCTCGGCCGCCGCGATTTCCTCGTCGCGGTCGTAGGTCAGGCGGACGTAGGTGGCGCTGTGGGCCGGGCCGTGGGGATCAAATTCCAGCACCAGATAGCAGGGCAGCGTGGAATCCAGGGGATTGCCCACGCTGCCGCAGTTGATCAGGGGCCGGCCCTCCACATCCAGCATCAGGGCCTCGTGCATGTCGGCGTAGACCAGGGCGTCGGCGTGCTCCTTCAGGCCAAACTGCGCATTTGGTGCAAAGGCTTCCAGCTGATCGTGCAGGCTGCTGTGCGGGTACAGGCGGTGAAACAGGCCCCGGCTGCTGGCGTGCACAAAGCGCCACCACGCGCCGCCAAACTGCTCCTCTATGCCGTAGGGCAGTGCCGAGAGGTAACCCAGGGCAGCGGGGCTGAGTTTGCTGCGCGGCCACAGGTCCTGGGGGCGGTGGGTGGCGCCGGCCACCCGGGCGTCCCAGTTGCCCTGAATCACGCGCGTGGCGTGGGCCTGGGTCCAGTCCACCACCTCACGCGGGCGCGGGCCCTTGCCCACCAGATCGCCCAGCACCCAGATGTCCGTGAGGCCGCGCCGCTGAAGGTCTGCGTGAACTGCGAGCGTGGCCGCCAGATTGGCGTGCAGGTCCGCAAGGATGGCGAGGCGAATCATGCACCCGAGTCTAGCCCAGCCCCCGCCGAACGCCCGGTCAGATTGTGAGGCGCCTTCCCTTAACCCAGCTCGTGGTACTGGCCCCGGAAGTACACCAGGGGGTCGTCGTCGGTGTAGCGGCTGTAGTCCACGAAGCCCAGGTAGAGGGTGTGGTCGCCGGCCGGGATCACCTCGTGCTTGCGGCACACCAGCTGCGCCACCGCGCCGCCAATCAGGGGCAGGCCCTCGTGCTCGAACCAGGGCACCAGTTCCTCGGGGCCCGGACGCCCGGCAAAGTGGTCGCTGAGGTGGCGCTGCGCTGCCGAGAGCACACTGACCCCAAAGTGCGTGACCTCCGGGCGCGAGAGCAGCGCGTGCATCTGGGCGCGGTTGTCCACGCTGACCAGAATCAGGGGCGGCTGCAGGCTGACCGACACAAAGGCGCTGGCGGTCATGCCTCGGCGCTCCTGGCCGTCGGCCGCCGTGATGATGGTCACGCCGCTGGCAAAGCGGCCCAGCGTCTGCCGGAACTCCAGGGGCGAAAGGCCACCGGTCATGGACTGCGGTTCAGTCATGCGGCGAGTGTAGCGGCTGGGGCGGGGCGGGCCGTTCCGTTCTGGCAGACGCCAGCTCCTATGGCCGTGCGGGGGGAAGAGCCGGGACCGGCGCCGCCGGCACCGCCTTCAGGTCGCGCAGCAGCAGGTCCGGCAGGCGCACCACCCCTTTGGCGGGCACCGTCTCGGTCCAGCGCTGGCCGCCCACGCGCACCTCAGTGGGGCCGGGGGGCAGGGCCGCAAAGCCGTAATACCCATTGGCATCGGTGTCGGCTTCGGCCACCAGCGCGCCGCCCTGCCACGCCTGCACGCGCTGGCCGCCGGGCACCGTCAGACCCGTAATGCGGCCCAGCAGTCCCCGGGCCACTGGCGCGGCCTCGGTCCAGGGCCCGGGGGCGGCTAGGGCCCCGCCCGGGGCGCGCAGCACCTCGCGCACCGCCCGCAGGCCCTGGGCGGCGCTCTGGCGCTCGCCGTACACATCCAGCGTGGGCGTGCGGTACGAGTAACCCACCCAGCCCAGCCCGGCGTTCAGGGCGCGCGTGGCCTGCGCGGCGGTGACAGCGGGCGAATTCAGGTACATCGCGGTGCCAGCGGCCACCGCCACCGGGGCGCCGTCCGAGCGCACCGCCACCCGGCGCGCAAAGGCGTTCCAGCCGTCAAACCAGCCGGCCTGCTCGGGTAGGGGGTCGCGCTTGTAGTTCATCAGCACGTTCAGGTCCAGCCACCCCGCGCGCATCCAGCCGGGCCAGTCCTGCAGCACGTCGGCGTAGGTGCGCGTGGTCTGAAACGCGGCGAGGTCGGCCGGCGGTGTCTGGTAGGTGATGGTGGCCGCGCTGATCCAGAGTTCTGGGTTCAGGGCCTTGGCTTCCAGGGCAATGCGCCGCACCAGAAAGGACACCTGCTGGCGTTTCCAGGCCTGCCACGCCGGGTCGCTGGGGGCCGGTGTGCCGGGGCGGCCGGTTTCGGCGCGGTAGCGGGCCAGCGTCTTGGGGTCGTAGCCCCAGGCGCCGCCGTCGGGATAGCGGATGCGGTCCAGTTGCACGCCGTCCACCGGGTAGCGGCGCACCAGACTCAGCACCGCCTGGGCCATGTGGTCGGCGGCGCCCGGGATGGCGGGGTCCAGCCACGCGTCGCGGCCCTCCTGCCAGCTGCCGTCCGGGCGGCGCGAAAGCCACGAGGCCGCGCCCGCCGCCGGGCCGTGCGTGCGGAACACATGCCCGGGGCGGGTATTGGGCTTGGCGGTGTTGGCCGCGCCCGTCACGCTGACCCAGGCGATCACCTTCATGCCCCGCGCGTGCGCCTGGGCCGTCACGGCAGCCAGCGGGTCGAACCCCGGCGCCAGTTCCGGGTCGGAGACCGGGGGCACGCTGGCGTTCAGGCACAGGCAGTCGGCGCGGCGGATGGCCTGCACAAACAGGGTGTTCACACCCAGGCGAGCGGCGTCCTCCACCGTCTGTTTCACCTGGGCCGGGGTGTGCAGCCCTGGCCCAAAGGCGTCCACCCACAGGCCGCGCAGCGCCGCGCCGGGAAGGGCGGCCCCGGGCGCCGCAGCGGGCGGCACAGGCGCCGGGGGCGTGGCCGGGGCCTGTGCCCCTGCCCCCCCCAGCACGAGAGACACGAAGACGGCGCGGCGCAGCAGGGAGAGAGCCATGGTCGTGCCGGGCAGGCTAGAGCATTTCCTGGCCAGGTGCCCTTCATGAGCGTGCGCTGGCTTTTGTGGGAGGGGGAGGCCTGAGCATCCGCCGGTGTGCCGCAGATGAAGAAATGGGCAAGCGGAACTGGGGCTTTTTTGCGGCTGACCGGATGTTAGGCTGCGGCTGCACTTCACCGTTTCAAGGAGGTCTTTCCATGAAGAGACAGATGATGCTGGCCCTGGTGGGCGCCGTTGCCCTGGCTTCGTGCAACATGAACCGCGCCCCCGATGTGACGGGCACCACCCGCAAGGCGAACTTCACGCCGCAGCTGAACACCACCGCCGGCTCTGGCTACACCGCCGCTGCCGGCACGGTGGACTACGTGGACATCACCGGGGGCGACCGCCGCACGGTGCTGACCATGACTGGCCTGAAGCCTGGCGTGAGCTACGTGGCCCACTACCACGCGCGGGGCGCAGCGGCCCCCGCTGGCACGAACGACTGCGC
This region of Deinococcus multiflagellatus genomic DNA includes:
- a CDS encoding glycoside hydrolase family 10 protein, which produces MALSLLRRAVFVSLVLGGAGAQAPATPPAPVPPAAAPGAALPGAALRGLWVDAFGPGLHTPAQVKQTVEDAARLGVNTLFVQAIRRADCLCLNASVPPVSDPELAPGFDPLAAVTAQAHARGMKVIAWVSVTGAANTAKPNTRPGHVFRTHGPAAGAASWLSRRPDGSWQEGRDAWLDPAIPGAADHMAQAVLSLVRRYPVDGVQLDRIRYPDGGAWGYDPKTLARYRAETGRPGTPAPSDPAWQAWKRQQVSFLVRRIALEAKALNPELWISAATITYQTPPADLAAFQTTRTYADVLQDWPGWMRAGWLDLNVLMNYKRDPLPEQAGWFDGWNAFARRVAVRSDGAPVAVAAGTAMYLNSPAVTAAQATRALNAGLGWVGYSYRTPTLDVYGERQSAAQGLRAVREVLRAPGGALAAPGPWTEAAPVARGLLGRITGLTVPGGQRVQAWQGGALVAEADTDANGYYGFAALPPGPTEVRVGGQRWTETVPAKGVVRLPDLLLRDLKAVPAAPVPALPPARP
- a CDS encoding flavin reductase family protein; translated protein: MTEPQSMTGGLSPLEFRQTLGRFASGVTIITAADGQERRGMTASAFVSVSLQPPLILVSVDNRAQMHALLSRPEVTHFGVSVLSAAQRHLSDHFAGRPGPEELVPWFEHEGLPLIGGAVAQLVCRKHEVIPAGDHTLYLGFVDYSRYTDDDPLVYFRGQYHELG
- a CDS encoding metallophosphoesterase family protein, with translation MIRLAILADLHANLAATLAVHADLQRRGLTDIWVLGDLVGKGPRPREVVDWTQAHATRVIQGNWDARVAGATHRPQDLWPRSKLSPAALGYLSALPYGIEEQFGGAWWRFVHASSRGLFHRLYPHSSLHDQLEAFAPNAQFGLKEHADALVYADMHEALMLDVEGRPLINCGSVGNPLDSTLPCYLVLEFDPHGPAHSATYVRLTYDRDEEIAAAEASDMPFIREYIAELLTGAYQKRRARTGE
- a CDS encoding peptidylprolyl isomerase — protein: MTDTYQADGFAPTPELAAERQTRFSQAPELGQGIEPGKQYRAILETSKGRIVVELYPDDAPVTVNSFAYLLRHHYYDGIKFHRVIDGFMAQAGDPTGTGAGGPGYDFEDEPNGHRHRGKGILSMANRGPNTNGSQFFITFVDTPHLDGRHTIFGKVVDGLDVLDRLTRIQPGMGGTPDVIEKAYLVEK